A region of the Legionella sp. PATHC035 genome:
GTATTGTTTCCAAGAAGGGATGATATGTATTTAACTACTTGATAAATATAAAAAAATTATGAAAAAGAGGCGCGCTTAAAAAAATTGCTTATAAAGGATCTTTCATACTATAATGCGGGAGGCTTTTGTTTTTAAAATAACCAGATAAACTCTTCAAAATTCAGTGCGGTAGTCCTCTTTAATCAAGATGACGCTGCTTTTTTTAGGATTAGAACTTAAGGGTATTCATGAAACTGTTAGCAACTATAGGGGCTTTTTTATTCACTGGGATTGTATGGGCTACACCTCTTCATAATATAGTTGTATTTGGTGATAGTTTGTCTGATAACGGTAATTTATATAAGTTTATGAAATATCAATTACCTCCATCCCCTCCTTATTATGATGGTCGTTTTTCTAATGGCCCCGTCTGGATCGAACACGTAATTGCTTCTTACTTTCCTAAAAATGCTGGTGCTCATTTATTAGATTATGCTTATGGTGGAGCAGGTGTATCTGAGGAAGAAGGGGCTGACGATGTTTTATTTACCCTAAGAAGGGAAGTGAACAATTATTTATCAGAGCATCATGATAAAGCAAGTGAAGACAGTCTTTTTGTGATATGGATAGGTTCAAATAATTATCTTGCATTTCCTTCAGAGGTTGAACAAACATTACACGATGTGCATACAGGAATTATACACAGCATACAACGGTTAGTTGATAAAGGTGCGAAACATATTTTAGTCGTGAATTTGCCGGATTTAGGAAGAACTCCTGCAGCAATTGAATTTGGTTCCGTGAATGAGATGACTTATTTTGCCAAAGAACATAATAACATGCTAAGTAGGTCGATTGATGAGTTAAAACAAGAGTATCCCGATGTACAATGGTTGTATTACGATCTGCATCAAGCTTTTGAAGAGCTGATGTCTCATCCACAAGACTATGGATTTACCAATTTAACGGGTACTTGTGTTAATTCAGTAGTTGAAGACATCACCAAAACATCGATTCTGAAAATGGTCGCCTCCGTCAAACCGAACCTGCCTCAGGATGCATGTACCGGTTATTTGTTTTTTGATTTAGTGCATCCAACTAAATTGGCACATAAAATTCTTGGTGATAAAGCCAGAGAAATGTTGGATCAGGCGGGTATAGAGTTAGCTGACTAGATGCAGTACATTCATCAATTGAGTCTGGATTTGATGAAGCGCCCATTATCTGCTCTTAGCCTCTGCCACGTCATCCCGAGCATAGTGAGGGATGATGTTAAAAGGAATGGATGGTCGCGCGCTTCCGCTTCGCTGGACATAGCGATTTGATTTCATTTTTACTCGATCAGGATCAGATTTATTAGGACGATATGAAATATATTACAAGGATAGTTTTACTATTTTTCTGTTTATTTTCCATTGCTCTTGCGGACAAACTACACATTAAAGTCGATGCCAAAAACATTGACTTACCTTATTGGCCTGCAAAAAAGGATAAATATGGAGCCGTATTCCTAGTTAATGGAGGTGAGCAAGCACAAGCCACCGCATTGCTGGATAATTTGGCCAATCAATTGGCTCAAAATGGATGGCAGGTTGTATTACTCAATAATGACAGCAGTATTACTGTGCCTTGGATCAAACAATTCCCAGAAGTGATTACTGCCTTACGAAAACAAAAAAACGTACGTGTTGTACTCTTGCATTATGGGGAGCAATTAAAACAAACATTTGATTTCTTAGGGAAATCGCCGGCACCCGAAATCGAAGGCTTGGTCCTGTTGTCTGCATACGATGTTCCTCCTCCAAATAATACCGATAAAAAGCCTGAATTAAAGATGCCTGTTTTTGATATTGTGGGTCAGTTTGATTTTGATATGACCAAACAAGAAATGGCGGCCAGAAAAAAAGAATTGGGAGCAAATAAAGATAATTACCTCGCTTTAGAGATACCTGGCGCTCACCATGATTATGAATATTCGCGGCAGCTACTTTTTTCCTTTATCCATGGTTGGATGGTAAAGCTTCCTGAGTTTCAACCTAAACCTCCTCCGGTTATGTACTCTTATTTGGCTCCAGTTGCATTATTTTTTAAAGAGCAACTCGCAAATAGTAAGTCATCGGACTGGGACAAATATTTTGAGCAGCCACTTGAGATCGATTAAGAATGAGCACAGCTGATGCGCATTCTTATATATAAAGCTCATTAGATGAAATTACCACCCTTTGCTGGTGCAAATTAATTCATAAGCTTTCACAATCTTCTGGGTTTTTTCATTTGCCATTTTAATCATTTCCTGCGGTAAGCCTTGCGCAATTAATTTGTCGGGATGGTTGCGGCTTAATAAACGTCGATACGCTTTTTTCACTTCTTGTTTGCTGGCATCCGGTGACACCTCCAAAAGAGCATAAGCATAATCCATGTTTGTTTTAGTCGGTTGATAATTGTATCTGCTGTAGGATGAGTACGAATGGGATGAGGAATGGGATTGCTGCGATTGTTCTGATTGCTGCCTGCCGCTATTTGGTGACTCGGATGAGTAACTTGCGCCAAAATCTTCATAAAAGCGATATTGATTGTGTAGGGGGGCAAAGCCTAGCCTGGAAAAAATTTTATCCAGTACTTGGATTTTCTTGGCATCAAGTCCATCTGCTTGTGCTGCACGATATTGAATATCTATAAATAACCGTAATAAGTCACGGTTATCTTTACAGGTTTTTTTTAACTCTTCAAGCATTGCATCGAGATTGAACTTCGGTTGTTTGCCCTCATTAAATAAATGCTTTGCCCGGTTTTTTTGTTCGTTATTCAAACGCATTTCGTCCATGAATAAACGCGCCATATCCAGTTCTTGTTCTGTAACGCGACCATCTGCTTTGGCTAAATGCCCCATAATCGAAAAGGTGGCGTCAAAAAATATTTTTTGGATTACTCCACGCTTTTCAGCGTAATACAACCAATGAGGATTGGAAAAATAGTTGTACAAACCGCGATCAAAAAAGTTACCCACCAAGAGGCCGAAAATTGCCCCTGTAGAACCGGCGATTAAATAGCCGAAAAATGCGCCAATGATCTTTCCCCACCAGGTTGAGATGATAAAGAAGTCCCGAAGAGACATTAAAATGATTCCTTAAATTTGTTCATTAAACTGATTTTATCGCTTTATACCACATTTTAAGTATATACTGTCGCCTTTTGGGTTTGGTTTTATATGCGATTTTTTTACTCTTTTTTGATGTATTTGCTCACTCCTTTTATTCTAGTCCGTTTATGGTGGAAAGGAAGAAGCTTACCTGCCTATAGGGAACGTATATTAGAACGTTTTTTTCTTGCGAAACAGGAATATAAACCGGTTGATGTCTGGATTCACGCTGTCTCTTTGGGGGAGGTTATTGCAGCTATTCCATTGATAGATGCGATGTTGGATAAAAAGTGGTCTTTATTTGTTACCACGATGACGCCAACCGGTTCTGAGCGCGTACAAGCACGTTTTGGTAACAAGGTAACTCATCAATACCTGCCCTATGATCTTCCCGGCATCCTTAAACGCTTTTTTAAACAAATTCAGCCGCGGGTTGGTGTGATTATGGAGACTGAGCTATGGCCGAATTTAATTTATCAAGCACGGGCAGCAAAGGTGCCGTTACTGCTCGCCAATGCGCGGATCTCTGATGATTCATTAAATGGCTATAAAAAGATTAAATTTTTAATTAAACCGCTTCTGAATCAATTCACTGCTATTTTGGCGCAAGGAGAAGAGGATGCGCGACGTTATATCACCTTAGGAGCAAGAGAGGAGATAGTGCACGTTTTAGGAAATATGAAATTTGACCTGCAAACCAATACAATCGACAGCAAACGTTTTAGTGATTTAAAAAGTCATTGGGGCGCTGAGCGAATAGCGGTGATTGCCGCCAGTACCCATGAGAATGAAGAGGCACAACTTTTATCTCATTTAAAACGATTGCAACAAGCAATTCCTGGCGTGATTTTTTTAATCGCTCCACGTCATCCGGAACGCTTTCAAACAGTCTATCAATTGTGCCTTCAATCGGGATTTAAGACTGGGTTACGCTCAGATTTAACTACCTTAAGCCCGGAAAACGAAATTGTGGTATTAGACAGCTTGGGTGAGCTTTTAGGTTTATATCAAATTAGTGATTATGCTTTTGTTGGTGGTAGCCTGGTTCCAGTTGGTGGGCATAATGTATTAGAACCCATCGCGATGAATGTCCCGGTATTAAGTGGCAGCCAGGTTCATAATTTTAAAGCCATTTGCAATGATCTCAAGTTAGCCCAGGGTATCCTATTAGTACAGCAAGCTAATGAAGTCATTGACGGAATCATTAAGTTGCATACCGATCCCACATTTCGTCAGCAGATGATTAAAAATGCCAACGCGGTTTTTGAAAAAAATAAGGGATCGGTCATACGTCATTTACAGCAAATTGAAGGGGTGATTTAGGCTAAATCAGGATATCTTCGATAGACTTAAAGAGGAGTAGCCCGGATTAGACGAAGTTGTAATCCGGAATTATGATCAGCTTCCCGTATTACTACGCTAATACGGGCTACATATAAAAGTGTAAATTGACGCCATCGCGTGAACACATGTAATTGTCAGAAACCCCGGGTTACGGCTTTGTCTAACCCAGGTTACGAATTGATTAAATACAATCTCTATAAGGAATGGATTAAGAACAGACCTCTTCCCGACTTGCGGGAGAGGTTCAGGTAATTAGGAGCCTTGATTTTGCTTTTCTTTAATCTCAGACAAAGTTTTACAATCGATACATAAAGTCGCAGTGGGTCTTGCTTCCAAGCGTTTAAGGCCGATTTCAATACCACATGCTTCGCAATAACCAAAATCTTCATTTCGCAAGCGCTCTAAGGCATCTTCAATTTTCTTAATCAGTTTACGTTCACGATCACGAGTACGCAACTCAATACTGAACTCTTCTTCTTGACTTGCTCTGTCTGAAGGATCAGGGAAATTAGCCGCTTCATCTTTCATGTGCGTTACTGTTCGGTCAACTTCTTCCATCAATGATTGACGCCAAGCGAGCAATATTTTTTCAATATGTGCCAACTGGTTTTCATTCATATATTCTTCACCTGGGGTTTCCTTGTAGGGGGTGATACCCATACTACCTATTGCGTCGTTTTTCACGTTGTGTCGTCTCTCATTGTTTTTATCAATTAATTGTTCGATCATTTTAGCCTCCGTACCCAACTCGTACAACCTGGGTTTACAGAAAGCGGTTAGGTATACCAAAAAACTATTCTATCATCAATAAAATTATCGCCAACCCCCACTTACTCTGTCATTGCCCTGAATGTCTTGCCAACAGGTTACGTTCTTATATTGTAATTCATTAAGTATAGCTTGTACTTTTAATTTTTGATCGTACCCATGTTCCAGTAGGATCAGGCCACCAGGTAAAAGGTACTCATGACCTTGTTCGATAATACATTGTAGATCACCTAAGCCTTCTTGACTACTCACCAACGCATTTCGTGGTTCAAAACGTAGATCACCTTGTTGTAAGTGCGGATCGTGTTCTGCAATGTATGGAGGGTTCGCAACAACAGCATGATAGGGTCTTTTTGGAATGTTATCAAACCAGTTCGATAAATAAAAACTGACATTCTGTATTTTATGATTTCGTGCATTTTCTTGAGCGATATTTAGGGCCTCTTGACTGATATCTCCAGCAACAATATTCCAATTAGGCCTTTCTTTAGCAAGTGCCAAAGCAATGGCTCCGCTTCCTGTACCCAATTCAAGCACATAGGTATTCGGTTGATTGGGAATGAGCTCTAAAGCTAATTCAACTAATCGCTCTGTTTCATGTCGCGGAATTAAGGTGTGCGGATTGACTTTTAAATTGAGCGACCAAAACTCACGCTCTTCTGTGAGATAGGCAATGGGGGTCCCTTGGGCTCTTTGAGCCATTAAATTTTGAAAGGCCTCCCACTGTGACGGGGTTAATAATTTCTCAGGATGTGCATAGAGATAAGTTCTGGTTTTATTTAAAACGTGACAGAGTAAGATTTCTGTTTCCAGATCCGGAGTTTTCCCCAGAGCTGTACGGATATTAATCATTTCGTCCCAGCTCTGCGAGCAATTCGGCATGGTACTCACGTTTTAATGGATCGATGACCAATGTTAAATTACCTTCCATTACATCACCGAGTTGATAGATCGTCAAATTAATGCGGTGATCTGTCAGTCGGCCTTGTGGGTAATTATAAGTACGAATTCGTTCGGAACGATCACCAGTGCCTACCAGCGATTTACGAGTTTGCGCCTGTTCTTTCTTCTGTTTGCTTTGTTCTGCATCCAGTAAGCGGGTTTTAAGTAATGACATCGCTTTAGCACGGTTTTTGTGCTGAGAACGCTCGTCTTGGCATTCCACTACGACACCCGTTGGAATATGGGTGATGCGTATGGCCGAATCGGTTTTATTGACGTGCTGCCCCCCAGCGCCTGATGAGCGGTATGTATCAATGCGTAAGTCATCAGGATTAATTTGGATGTCATCAATTTCATCAACCTCAGGCATAATCGCAACCGTACATGCAGAGGTATGGACACGACCTTGAGATTCAGTCTCAGGAACACGTTGAACTCGATGTGCACCGGATTCAAATTTGAGTTGTGAATAAACGGAATGACCACTAATTCGGGTGATTATTTCTTTATATCCGCCATGTTCCCCATGATTGGCGCTGATCAACTCTTGTTGCCAACCTTGAGTCTCCGCATATCGACTGTACATCCGATAAAGATCGCCAGCAAAAATTGCGGCTTCATCACCACCGGTTCCGGCCCTGATTTCAAGGTAAACATTCCGTTCATCATCCGGATCTTTGGGAATGAGATGCCACTGCAGTTGTTCGTCAAGTTCTTCCACTTGCTTTTGGGCGCTTTCCAATTCTTCTGCCGCCATTGAGGCTAATTCTTTATCGTCCCCTTCGAGCATTTCGCGCAGTGATGATAAATTATTTTGGGCTACGATATAGGTTTCATAACATGTCGCAACAGGCTCGAGTTGGGCGTATTCTTTTGAAAGCGTTTTAAATTGATTCTGATCGGCAATTATGGAAGCTTCCGATAGTAAACGACCCACTTCCTGATATCGCTCCAGCATTTGCTGTAGTTTGAGTTCAAGAGATTTCTTCATAGGATGTTTGATGTGTTGTTGTATTAAAAAGATATTGAGCTAAGGTAAATAAATCTTCTCGACCATCTTTGGCAATTTGCCGTAAACCCGCAGTCGGATTATGCGTCAGTTTATTTACGAGACGTTCACTAAACTCATTTAAAACGACTTGCTGACATTGTCCTGCAGAAAGTTTTTTTAAAGCGCGTTGCAGTTCCTTTTGTGCCAAATCTTGCATTTGACTGCGGTAGTC
Encoded here:
- the prfA gene encoding peptide chain release factor 1; amino-acid sequence: MKKSLELKLQQMLERYQEVGRLLSEASIIADQNQFKTLSKEYAQLEPVATCYETYIVAQNNLSSLREMLEGDDKELASMAAEELESAQKQVEELDEQLQWHLIPKDPDDERNVYLEIRAGTGGDEAAIFAGDLYRMYSRYAETQGWQQELISANHGEHGGYKEIITRISGHSVYSQLKFESGAHRVQRVPETESQGRVHTSACTVAIMPEVDEIDDIQINPDDLRIDTYRSSGAGGQHVNKTDSAIRITHIPTGVVVECQDERSQHKNRAKAMSLLKTRLLDAEQSKQKKEQAQTRKSLVGTGDRSERIRTYNYPQGRLTDHRINLTIYQLGDVMEGNLTLVIDPLKREYHAELLAELGRND
- the djlA gene encoding co-chaperone DjlA; translated protein: MSLRDFFIISTWWGKIIGAFFGYLIAGSTGAIFGLLVGNFFDRGLYNYFSNPHWLYYAEKRGVIQKIFFDATFSIMGHLAKADGRVTEQELDMARLFMDEMRLNNEQKNRAKHLFNEGKQPKFNLDAMLEELKKTCKDNRDLLRLFIDIQYRAAQADGLDAKKIQVLDKIFSRLGFAPLHNQYRFYEDFGASYSSESPNSGRQQSEQSQQSHSSSHSYSSYSRYNYQPTKTNMDYAYALLEVSPDASKQEVKKAYRRLLSRNHPDKLIAQGLPQEMIKMANEKTQKIVKAYELICTSKGW
- the prmC gene encoding peptide chain release factor N(5)-glutamine methyltransferase; protein product: MINIRTALGKTPDLETEILLCHVLNKTRTYLYAHPEKLLTPSQWEAFQNLMAQRAQGTPIAYLTEEREFWSLNLKVNPHTLIPRHETERLVELALELIPNQPNTYVLELGTGSGAIALALAKERPNWNIVAGDISQEALNIAQENARNHKIQNVSFYLSNWFDNIPKRPYHAVVANPPYIAEHDPHLQQGDLRFEPRNALVSSQEGLGDLQCIIEQGHEYLLPGGLILLEHGYDQKLKVQAILNELQYKNVTCWQDIQGNDRVSGGWR
- the plaA gene encoding GDSL family lysophospholipase PlaA — its product is MKLLATIGAFLFTGIVWATPLHNIVVFGDSLSDNGNLYKFMKYQLPPSPPYYDGRFSNGPVWIEHVIASYFPKNAGAHLLDYAYGGAGVSEEEGADDVLFTLRREVNNYLSEHHDKASEDSLFVIWIGSNNYLAFPSEVEQTLHDVHTGIIHSIQRLVDKGAKHILVVNLPDLGRTPAAIEFGSVNEMTYFAKEHNNMLSRSIDELKQEYPDVQWLYYDLHQAFEELMSHPQDYGFTNLTGTCVNSVVEDITKTSILKMVASVKPNLPQDACTGYLFFDLVHPTKLAHKILGDKAREMLDQAGIELAD
- the dksA gene encoding RNA polymerase-binding protein DksA, whose amino-acid sequence is MIEQLIDKNNERRHNVKNDAIGSMGITPYKETPGEEYMNENQLAHIEKILLAWRQSLMEEVDRTVTHMKDEAANFPDPSDRASQEEEFSIELRTRDRERKLIKKIEDALERLRNEDFGYCEACGIEIGLKRLEARPTATLCIDCKTLSEIKEKQNQGS
- the waaA gene encoding lipid IV(A) 3-deoxy-D-manno-octulosonic acid transferase, producing MRFFYSFLMYLLTPFILVRLWWKGRSLPAYRERILERFFLAKQEYKPVDVWIHAVSLGEVIAAIPLIDAMLDKKWSLFVTTMTPTGSERVQARFGNKVTHQYLPYDLPGILKRFFKQIQPRVGVIMETELWPNLIYQARAAKVPLLLANARISDDSLNGYKKIKFLIKPLLNQFTAILAQGEEDARRYITLGAREEIVHVLGNMKFDLQTNTIDSKRFSDLKSHWGAERIAVIAASTHENEEAQLLSHLKRLQQAIPGVIFLIAPRHPERFQTVYQLCLQSGFKTGLRSDLTTLSPENEIVVLDSLGELLGLYQISDYAFVGGSLVPVGGHNVLEPIAMNVPVLSGSQVHNFKAICNDLKLAQGILLVQQANEVIDGIIKLHTDPTFRQQMIKNANAVFEKNKGSVIRHLQQIEGVI
- a CDS encoding alpha/beta hydrolase — protein: MKYITRIVLLFFCLFSIALADKLHIKVDAKNIDLPYWPAKKDKYGAVFLVNGGEQAQATALLDNLANQLAQNGWQVVLLNNDSSITVPWIKQFPEVITALRKQKNVRVVLLHYGEQLKQTFDFLGKSPAPEIEGLVLLSAYDVPPPNNTDKKPELKMPVFDIVGQFDFDMTKQEMAARKKELGANKDNYLALEIPGAHHDYEYSRQLLFSFIHGWMVKLPEFQPKPPPVMYSYLAPVALFFKEQLANSKSSDWDKYFEQPLEID